One window of Oryza brachyantha chromosome 12, ObraRS2, whole genome shotgun sequence genomic DNA carries:
- the LOC102703923 gene encoding elongation of fatty acids protein 3-like encodes MAAAAAAYWLAEHPAIVSFRWSPTGLWFSTWAFLLGFLASYVALCLALDAILAAALRRRRPLTLGPVPAAHALLMAAVSAVIFAGTLLSALAEIRDTRWSWRGRSRTTPFRWLLCFPPGTRSSGRVFFWSYAYYLSRYLHAARGLFAVLQRRRGAAARVFAHAASIAMAFLWLEFSQSFQVLAILASTLAHAVAFGFRFWVGAGLPAARAARGAPVALACQCALLGCNLLCHVGVVWMHFGGVAGGGCSGIGAWVFNTLLNAALLWVFLHCYGKRGVCDDDGGTTAARKDL; translated from the coding sequence atggcagccgccgccgcggcataCTGGCTCGCCGAGCACCCGGCAATCGTCTCCTTCCGGTGGAGCCCCACGGGGCTGTGGTTCTCCACCTGGGCCTTCCTGCTCGGCTTCCTCGCATCCTACGTCGCGCTCTGCCTCGCCCTCGATgccatcctcgccgccgcgctgcgccgccggAGGCCGCTCACGCTGGGGCCCGTGCCGGCCGCGCACGCGCTCCTGATGGCGGCGGTCTCCGCGGTCATCTTCGCCGGCACGCTGCTCTCCGCGCTCGCCGAGATACGGGACACGCGGTGGTCGTGGCGCGGCCGCAGCCGCACCACGCCCTTCCGGTGGCTTCTTTGCTTCCCGCCGGGGACGCGCTCCTCCGGCCGCGTCTTCTTCTGGTCGTATGCCTACTACCTCTCCCGCTACCTCCACGCTGCGCGGGGGCTCTTCGCCGTGCTGCAGCGGCGCCggggcgccgcggcgagggtGTTCGCGCACGCGGCCTCCATCGCCATGGCGTTCCTCTGGCTCGAGTTCTCGCAGTCGTTCCAGGTGCTCGCCATCCTCGCCTCCACGCTCGcgcacgccgtcgccttcGGCTTCCGCTTCTGGGTcggcgccggcctccccgccgcgcgcgccgcccgggGCGCCCCCGTCGCCCTCGCCTGCCAGTGCGCGCTGCTCGGGTGCAACCTCCTCTGCCACGTCGGCGTCGTGTGGATGCActtcggcggcgtcgccggcggcggctgcagcgGCATCGGCGCCTGGGTCTTCAACACCCTCCTCAACGCCGCGCTGCTCTGGGTCTTCTTGCATTGCTACGGCAAGCGCGGCGtctgcgacgacgacggcggaaccaccgccgcccgcaagGACCTATGA
- the LOC102712488 gene encoding E3 ubiquitin-protein ligase RNF5-like, with amino-acid sequence MAANVGESTSGSSSGGGDAGGSFECNICFELPQEPIVTLCGHLFCWPCLYKWLHIHSHSPECPVCKAVVEEDKLVPLYGRGKDRVDPRSKNVPGADIPSRPAGQRPATAPQADPNTHFPNANPNPWFMGGGIPLANARWGNYTFSAAFGGLFPLLSFQVHGFPDATAYGQPAGFPYGYGHGHGHGHGHGHGHEHAFHGGHAHAAAPRHGPPGQQQQADVYLKALLILVGFLVIASLITF; translated from the coding sequence ATGGCAGCAAATGTAGGGGAATCCACaagtggcagcagcagcggtggtggtgacgcTGGGGGCAGCTTTGAGTGCAACATATGCTTTGAGCTGCCACAGGAGCCTATCGTTACGCTCTGTGGCCACCTCTTCTGCTGGCCATGCCTCTACAAGTGGCTTCACATCCACTCGCACTCACCCGAGTGCCCTGTATGCAAGGCTGTCGTTGAGGAGGATAAGCTTGTTCCCCTCTATGGCCGTGGTAAGGACCGTGTCGACCCAAGGTCAAAGAATGTTCCCGGGGCTGACATTCCCAGCCGCCCGGCTGGACAGAGGCCTGCCACGGCTCCACAGGCCGATCCTAACACCCACTTCCCCAATGCCAATCCAAACCCATGGTTCATGGGTGGAGGCATCCCCCTGGCCAATGCACGGTGGGGGAATTATACCTTCTCTGCAGCATTTGGGGGCCTCTTCCCTTTGCTCAGCTTTCAAGTGCATGGGTTCCCAGATGCAACCGCCTATGGGCAACCTGCTGGGTTCCCCTACGGATACGGACATGGGCATGGACATGGACACGGACATGGTCATGGGCATGAGCACGCGTTCCACGGTGGGCATGCCCATGCTGCTGCTCCCCGCCATGGACCGCCCGGGCAACAACAGCAGGCGGATGTCTACCTGAAGGCCCTTCTTATCCTGGTGGGCTTTCTTGTGATTGCAAGCCTCATCACATTCTAG